In a genomic window of Lagopus muta isolate bLagMut1 chromosome 2, bLagMut1 primary, whole genome shotgun sequence:
- the FHL5 gene encoding four and a half LIM domains protein 5 isoform X1 translates to MLVSVKPCNYFFLYFAAEVTRRSRIKPNNSTRMTSNHSECHYCLQSLRGRKYALREENAYCVRCYDSLFANPCEECKQPIECDSKDLAYKGRHWHERCFKCTKCSRSLVEKPFAAKDELLLCTECYSNEYSSKCFHCQKTIMPGSRKMEFKGSSWHESCFVCQYCQQPLGTKPLITKDNENYCVPCFEKQFAHHCYSCKKVITSGGVAYHDQPWHKECFVCAGCKIQLSGQRFVSRDEYPYCVDCFSKFYAKKCAACKKPITALGGAKFVSFEERQWHEECFKCARCSASLVGQGFLTKQDVVLCHECGSL, encoded by the exons ATGCTTGTTTCTGTGAAGCCGtgtaattatttcttcctctatTTCGCTGCAGAAGTTACCAGgagaagcagaataaaaccaAAT AACTCCACCAGAATGACCAGCAATCACTCAGAGTGCCATTACTGCCTGCAGTCTCTCCGTGGAAGGAAATACGCAttaagggaagaaaatgcttATTGTGTTAGATGCTACGACAGCCTATTTGCCAACCCCTGTGAGGAGTGCAAGCAACCTATTGAATGCGATTCCAAG GATCTGGCTTACAAAGGCCGCCACTGGCATGAGAGGTGCTTCAAGTGCACCAAATGCAGCCGCTCTCTGGTAGAGAAACCATTTGCTGCCAAGGATGAGCTCTTGCTCTGTACTGAATGCTACTCCAATGAGTATTCATCAAAGTGTTTCCACTGCCAGAAGACCATTATGCCTG GTTCCCGTAAAATGGAATTTAAGGGCAGTTCCTGGCATGAATCCTGTTTTGTTTGTCAGTATTGCCAGCAACCACTGGGAACAAAACCACTGATCACCAAAGACAATGAGAATTACTGCGTACCCTGTTTTGAGAAACAATTTGCTCACCATTGCTACTCTTGCAAAAAG GTAATAACTTCTGGGGGAGTGGCCTACCACGACCAGCCTTGGCATAAAGAGTGTTTTGTGTGTGCTGGTTGTAAAATTCAGCTGTCTGGGCAAAGGTTTGTTTCCAGAGATGAGTATCCATACTGTGTAGACTGTTTCAGCAAGTTTTATGCTAAGAAGTGTGCTGCTTGCAAGAAACCTATTACAG CTCTTGGAGGTGCCAAATTTGTCTCATTTGAAGAGCGTCAGTGGCATGAAGAATGCTTTAAGTGTGCAAGATGCTCAGCCTCACTGGTGGGCCAAGGATTCCTCACCAAGCAGGATGTGGTCCTTTGCCATGAGTGTGGTTCTTTGTAG
- the FHL5 gene encoding four and a half LIM domains protein 5 isoform X2 has protein sequence MTSNHSECHYCLQSLRGRKYALREENAYCVRCYDSLFANPCEECKQPIECDSKDLAYKGRHWHERCFKCTKCSRSLVEKPFAAKDELLLCTECYSNEYSSKCFHCQKTIMPGSRKMEFKGSSWHESCFVCQYCQQPLGTKPLITKDNENYCVPCFEKQFAHHCYSCKKVITSGGVAYHDQPWHKECFVCAGCKIQLSGQRFVSRDEYPYCVDCFSKFYAKKCAACKKPITALGGAKFVSFEERQWHEECFKCARCSASLVGQGFLTKQDVVLCHECGSL, from the exons ATGACCAGCAATCACTCAGAGTGCCATTACTGCCTGCAGTCTCTCCGTGGAAGGAAATACGCAttaagggaagaaaatgcttATTGTGTTAGATGCTACGACAGCCTATTTGCCAACCCCTGTGAGGAGTGCAAGCAACCTATTGAATGCGATTCCAAG GATCTGGCTTACAAAGGCCGCCACTGGCATGAGAGGTGCTTCAAGTGCACCAAATGCAGCCGCTCTCTGGTAGAGAAACCATTTGCTGCCAAGGATGAGCTCTTGCTCTGTACTGAATGCTACTCCAATGAGTATTCATCAAAGTGTTTCCACTGCCAGAAGACCATTATGCCTG GTTCCCGTAAAATGGAATTTAAGGGCAGTTCCTGGCATGAATCCTGTTTTGTTTGTCAGTATTGCCAGCAACCACTGGGAACAAAACCACTGATCACCAAAGACAATGAGAATTACTGCGTACCCTGTTTTGAGAAACAATTTGCTCACCATTGCTACTCTTGCAAAAAG GTAATAACTTCTGGGGGAGTGGCCTACCACGACCAGCCTTGGCATAAAGAGTGTTTTGTGTGTGCTGGTTGTAAAATTCAGCTGTCTGGGCAAAGGTTTGTTTCCAGAGATGAGTATCCATACTGTGTAGACTGTTTCAGCAAGTTTTATGCTAAGAAGTGTGCTGCTTGCAAGAAACCTATTACAG CTCTTGGAGGTGCCAAATTTGTCTCATTTGAAGAGCGTCAGTGGCATGAAGAATGCTTTAAGTGTGCAAGATGCTCAGCCTCACTGGTGGGCCAAGGATTCCTCACCAAGCAGGATGTGGTCCTTTGCCATGAGTGTGGTTCTTTGTAG